One window of the Delphinus delphis chromosome 20, mDelDel1.2, whole genome shotgun sequence genome contains the following:
- the ZNF329 gene encoding zinc finger protein 329 codes for MTAENIPEEELSCDMEVEGFTREGPHFSILGNSWDCENQGGHLRQSALTQEEPGAQEAIREYPGFGEHLSVSPDLPRRQRVSTRNGFHVRGSGVKSLDCDPALHNCQKSYVAKRTGDSDTCGKAFNHSIEVIQFGRTQTREKPYKYPESVKSFNHFTPLVEQKIMKRGKKLYEGKDFGDIFTLSSSLNENRRNSPGEKLYTCTECGKCFKRNSSLVLHHRTHTGEKPYTCNECGKSFSKNYNLIVHQRIHTGEKPYKCSKCGKAFSDGSALTQHQRIHTGEKPYECLECGKTFNRNSSLILHQRTHTGEKPYRCNECGKPFTDISHLTVHLRIHTGEKPYECSKCGKAFRDGSYLTQHERTHTGEKPFECVECGKSFNRNSHLIVHQKIHSGEKPYECKECGKTFIESAYLIRHQRIHTGEKPYGCDQCQKLFRNIAGLIRHQRTHTGEKPYECNQCGKAFRDSSCLTKHQRIHTKETPYQCPDCGKSFKQNSHLAVHQRLHSREGPSHCPQCGKTFRRSSSLIRHQRSHPGEQPMDI; via the coding sequence ATGACAGCTGAGAACATTCCTGAGGAAGAACTGTCCTGTGACATGGAGGTGGAAGGATTTACACGAGAGGGTCCTCATTTCTCCATTCTAGGTAACAGTTGGGACTGTGAGAACCAGGGGGGACATTTGAGGCAATCAGCTTTAACTCAGGAGGAACCAGGAGCTCAGGAAGCAATTCGTGAATATCCCGGATTTGGGGAGCATTTGAGCGTGAGCCCAGACCTTCCACGACGTCAGAGAGTTTCCACAAGAAACGGTTTCCATGTACGTGGCTCAGGTGTTAAAAGCCTGGATTGTGACCCAGCTTTACACAATTGTCAGAAAAGTTACGTAGCTAAGAGAACGGGTGACAGTGACAcctgtgggaaagccttcaacCATTCCATAGAAGTTATTCAATTTGGAAGAACTCAAACTAGAGAGAAACCCTATAAATACCCTGAAAGTGTTAAGTCTTTCAACCATTTTACCCCTCTTGttgaacaaaaaataatgaaaagagggaagaaactGTATGAAGGTAAGGACTTTGGGGACATCTTTACCCTGAGTTCATCTCTTAATGAAAACAGGAGGAACAGCCCTGGAGAAAAACTGTACACATGTACTGAATGTGGCAAGTGCTTCAAACGGAACTCTTCTCTTGTTTTGCATCACCgaactcacactggagagaaaccttatacCTGTAATGAGTGTGGAAAATCCTTCTCCAAGAACTATAACCTAATTGTGCATCAAAGAATCCATACAGGAGAGAAGCCCTATAAATGCAGTAAATGCGGGAAAGCCTTCAGTGATGGGTCAGCTCTGACACAAcaccagagaattcacactggggagaaaccttatgaatgtctagaatgtgggaaaaccttcaACCGAAATTCGTCCCTCATTCTGcatcaaagaactcatacagGGGAAAAACCATATAGATGTAATGAGTGTGGGAAGCCTTTCACCGACATCTCCCACCTCACTGTGCATCTCAGaatccacactggggagaagcctTATGAATGTAGCAAATGTGGAAAGGCCTTCCGAGATGGCTCATACCTCACCCAGCACGAGAGgactcacactggagagaagccctttGAATGTGTGGAATGCGGGAAATCCTTCAACCGTAACTCTCACCTCATTGTGCATCAGAAAATCCATTctggggagaaaccctatgaGTGTAAAGAATGTGGGAAAACTTTCATTGAGAGTGCTTACCTCATCAGGCACCAGAGGATTCATACTGGTGAGAAGCCCTATGGCTGTGATCAGTGTCAGAAACTTTTCAGGAACATCGCCGGCCTCATACGTCACCAGAGGACTCATACTGGCGAGAAGCCCTATGAGTGTAATCAGTGTGGTAAAGCTTTCAGGGACAGCTCCTGTCTGACCAAACACCAGAGAATTCACACTAAGGAGACCCCGTACCAGTGTCCAGATTGTGGAAAGTCCTTCAAGCAGAACTCTCACCTGGCAGTACATCAGAGGCTCCACAGCAGGGAGGGTCCCAGTCATTGTCCTCAGTGTGGGAAAACATTCAGAAGGAGCTCTTCCCTCATCCGACACCAAAGATCACACCCTGGAGAACAACCCATGGATATTTAA